In the Streptomyces fradiae ATCC 10745 = DSM 40063 genome, one interval contains:
- a CDS encoding class II 3-deoxy-7-phosphoheptulonate synthase, with translation MTVNADTHAVAAKATWRDLPAAQQPEYPDAEALRDVIADLESYPPLVFAGECDQLRARMGAVARGEAFLLQGGDCAESFDAVGAEDIRAKLKTLLQMGAVLTYAASVPVVKVGRIAGQYSKPRSKPTETRDGVTLPTYRGDSVNGFEFTEEARVPDPQRLKRLYQASASTLNLVRAFTTGGYADLRQVHAWNQDFVKSSPSGQRYEQLAREIDNALNFMKACGTDPAEFRTVEFFASHEALLLDYETALTRVDSRTGDLYDTSAHMVWIGERTRQLDHAHIEFASRIRNPIGIKLGPTTSVDEALTYIDRLDPEREPGRLTFIVRMGADKVRDKLPELVEKVTASGATVAWVTDPMHGNTFEAASGHKTRRFDDVLDEVKGFFEVHKALGTHPGGIHVELTGDDVTECVGGGDEIFVDDLHQRYETACDPRLNRSQSLDLAFLVAEMYRSQ, from the coding sequence GTGACCGTGAACGCTGACACCCACGCCGTCGCCGCCAAGGCGACCTGGCGAGACCTGCCCGCGGCGCAGCAGCCCGAGTACCCGGATGCCGAGGCTCTGCGCGATGTGATCGCCGACCTCGAGTCGTATCCGCCGCTCGTCTTCGCGGGCGAGTGCGACCAGCTGCGCGCCCGCATGGGGGCCGTCGCCCGGGGTGAGGCGTTCCTCCTCCAGGGCGGCGACTGCGCGGAGTCCTTCGACGCCGTCGGCGCCGAGGACATCCGGGCCAAGCTGAAGACGCTCCTCCAGATGGGCGCCGTGCTGACGTACGCCGCCTCCGTGCCCGTCGTGAAGGTGGGCCGGATCGCCGGCCAGTACTCCAAGCCGCGCTCCAAGCCCACCGAGACCCGCGACGGGGTGACCCTGCCGACGTACCGCGGCGACTCCGTCAACGGCTTCGAGTTCACCGAGGAGGCCCGCGTCCCGGACCCGCAGCGCCTCAAGCGCTTGTACCAGGCGTCCGCCTCGACGCTGAACCTGGTCCGCGCCTTCACCACCGGCGGCTACGCCGACCTGCGCCAGGTGCACGCCTGGAACCAGGACTTCGTGAAGTCGTCGCCGTCCGGGCAGCGGTACGAGCAGCTGGCCCGCGAGATCGACAACGCCCTCAACTTCATGAAGGCGTGCGGCACGGACCCGGCCGAGTTCCGCACGGTCGAGTTCTTCGCCTCCCACGAGGCGCTCCTGCTCGACTACGAGACGGCGCTGACCCGCGTCGACTCGCGCACCGGCGACCTGTACGACACGTCGGCCCACATGGTGTGGATCGGCGAGCGCACGCGCCAGCTCGACCACGCCCACATCGAGTTCGCGTCCCGGATCCGCAACCCGATCGGCATCAAGCTCGGCCCGACCACCTCGGTGGACGAAGCGCTCACCTACATCGACCGCCTGGACCCGGAGCGCGAGCCCGGCCGGCTGACCTTCATCGTCCGCATGGGCGCCGACAAGGTCCGCGACAAGCTGCCCGAGCTGGTCGAGAAGGTCACCGCCTCCGGCGCGACCGTCGCCTGGGTCACCGACCCGATGCACGGCAACACCTTCGAGGCGGCCTCCGGCCACAAGACGCGCCGCTTCGACGACGTGCTGGACGAGGTCAAGGGCTTCTTCGAGGTCCACAAGGCGCTCGGCACCCACCCGGGCGGCATCCACGTGGAGCTGACCGGCGACGACGTCACCGAGTGCGTGGGCGGCGGCGACGAGATCTTCGTCGACGACCTGCACCAGCGGTACGAGACGGCCTGCGACCCGCGGCTCAACCGCAGTCAGTCGCTGGACCTGGCGTTCCTGGTGGCCGAGATGTACCGGTCCCAGTGA
- a CDS encoding N-acetylmuramoyl-L-alanine amidase → MSVGQRRERKKRRILVHTVAAAVAVAATAGTVAAAPPGLVGTARAQAAAPAAELQRDFAEAAREFDVPQSVLMAVSYRQTRWESHDGLPSTTGAYNVMGLTQVDPEDLEDGHDDHDGHGHEGEEGDHRLAHMNRSGDPAVEKHFDAREALRSVREKPVDTSDPRLHTLDEAARLIGASPDAVREDPAQSVRAGAALLAAYQRRATGKLPDDPGAWFPAVARYSQAPDRKGARLFADRVFESIRNGEQRVTSDGQRLVLPADPSVQPARSAKAPLAAAATGTAATSAAAPAPECPAGLNCDFRPAAYKQNSGPDDWGNYNVASRPSGGHDIRYIAIHDTEGSYDGALAVFQNSNTYASAHYMVRASDGLVTQMVENKNEAWHAGNKTLNMHSIGIEHEGYAIKEGSWYTEPQYESSAALVKYLAGRYGIPLDREHIIGHDEIPGVLDSKVRAQHWDPGPFWDWNHYMSLLGAPTGAGGAGGPVKAGQLVRFVPPFTSANQPKLTNNGAPVPAQPANFGYLYTSPSTTSATIGDPYLGTQTWSEGWNWGNKLVAGGTFVVAEAREDWTAIWYGGQKAWFHNPGGQYTVPASAGTALRAKPGVSVKVYGRSYPADAAYAGTGVPVQDQNSASLTKYTLPAGQLYTLAGDAVPGTYYYGGLIDGSGAGSRTLVQGGTLFYPIRYNHRFAWVSADEVEQVPGTAPDPATDRHNTLARDGSGVLWQYQGTGDAASPYLTRYRIGSGWDAYDAITSMTALRADGTGDAVARDASGGLWYYQGSGIPSAPFKARLYVGRGWQIYDAITGAGDLTGDGRADLVARDTAGYLWLYEGTGNPAAPFAARTSVGRGWQIYDSLTAPGDVTGDGRADLVARDTSGGLWLYQGTGGAAAPYSARSSIGTSWQIYDALIGPGDLNRDGRPDLVARDAHGQMWLYQGRGSATAPFATRAAAGTGWQGYDLFV, encoded by the coding sequence TTGAGCGTCGGCCAGCGAAGAGAACGCAAGAAGAGAAGGATCCTGGTCCACACCGTCGCCGCGGCCGTCGCCGTCGCGGCGACCGCCGGGACGGTCGCCGCGGCGCCGCCCGGCCTCGTCGGCACCGCGCGTGCGCAGGCCGCCGCACCGGCGGCGGAGCTGCAGCGGGACTTCGCCGAGGCGGCCCGCGAGTTCGACGTGCCGCAGAGCGTGCTGATGGCGGTGTCGTACCGGCAGACCCGCTGGGAGAGCCACGACGGACTGCCGAGCACCACCGGCGCGTACAACGTGATGGGGCTCACCCAGGTCGACCCGGAGGACCTGGAGGACGGCCACGACGACCACGACGGCCACGGCCACGAGGGCGAGGAGGGCGACCACCGCCTCGCGCACATGAACCGCAGCGGCGACCCGGCCGTCGAGAAGCACTTCGACGCGCGGGAGGCGCTCCGGTCGGTCCGCGAGAAGCCGGTCGACACGAGCGACCCCCGGCTCCACACGCTGGACGAGGCCGCCCGGCTGATCGGCGCCTCCCCCGACGCGGTGCGCGAGGACCCGGCGCAGAGCGTGCGCGCGGGCGCGGCGCTGCTCGCCGCGTACCAGCGGCGGGCCACCGGGAAGCTGCCGGACGACCCCGGCGCCTGGTTCCCGGCCGTCGCCCGCTACAGCCAGGCGCCCGACCGCAAGGGCGCGCGGCTCTTCGCCGACCGCGTCTTCGAGTCGATCAGGAACGGCGAGCAGCGCGTCACCTCCGACGGCCAGCGGCTGGTCCTGCCGGCCGACCCGTCCGTGCAGCCGGCCCGGTCGGCGAAGGCGCCGCTCGCGGCCGCCGCCACCGGCACCGCCGCCACCTCCGCCGCCGCCCCGGCGCCGGAGTGCCCGGCCGGCCTGAACTGCGACTTCCGCCCCGCCGCGTACAAGCAGAACAGCGGCCCGGACGACTGGGGCAACTACAACGTCGCCTCCCGCCCCTCCGGCGGCCACGACATCCGGTACATCGCCATCCACGACACCGAGGGCAGCTACGACGGGGCGCTGGCCGTCTTCCAGAACTCGAACACGTACGCCAGCGCCCACTACATGGTCCGCGCCTCCGACGGTCTGGTCACCCAGATGGTGGAGAACAAGAACGAGGCGTGGCACGCGGGCAACAAGACCCTCAACATGCACTCGATCGGCATCGAGCACGAGGGCTACGCCATCAAGGAGGGGAGCTGGTACACCGAGCCGCAGTACGAGTCCTCCGCGGCGCTGGTGAAGTACCTGGCGGGCCGGTACGGCATCCCGCTCGACCGCGAGCACATCATCGGCCATGACGAGATTCCGGGCGTCCTGGACTCCAAGGTCCGCGCCCAGCACTGGGACCCGGGCCCCTTCTGGGACTGGAACCACTACATGTCGCTGCTGGGCGCCCCCACCGGGGCCGGCGGCGCGGGCGGCCCGGTCAAGGCCGGGCAGCTGGTCCGCTTCGTCCCGCCGTTCACCTCGGCCAACCAGCCGAAGCTGACGAACAACGGTGCCCCGGTCCCGGCCCAGCCGGCGAACTTCGGCTACCTGTACACGTCCCCGTCGACCACCTCGGCCACGATCGGCGACCCCTACCTGGGCACGCAGACCTGGTCCGAGGGGTGGAACTGGGGCAACAAGCTCGTCGCGGGCGGCACCTTCGTCGTCGCCGAGGCGCGCGAGGACTGGACGGCGATCTGGTACGGCGGCCAGAAGGCGTGGTTCCACAACCCGGGCGGCCAGTACACCGTGCCCGCGTCCGCCGGGACGGCGCTGCGGGCGAAGCCGGGCGTGAGCGTGAAGGTGTACGGGCGCAGCTACCCGGCCGACGCGGCGTACGCGGGCACCGGCGTGCCGGTGCAGGACCAGAACAGCGCGTCCCTGACCAAGTACACGCTCCCGGCCGGGCAGCTGTACACGCTCGCCGGGGACGCCGTGCCGGGCACGTACTACTACGGCGGCCTGATCGACGGCTCGGGCGCCGGCTCGCGGACCCTGGTCCAGGGCGGGACCCTGTTCTACCCGATCCGCTACAACCACCGCTTCGCGTGGGTCAGCGCCGACGAGGTGGAGCAGGTCCCCGGCACCGCCCCCGATCCGGCGACCGACCGCCACAACACCCTGGCCCGCGACGGCTCGGGCGTCCTGTGGCAGTACCAGGGCACCGGTGACGCGGCCTCCCCCTACCTCACCCGCTACCGGATCGGCAGCGGCTGGGACGCGTACGACGCGATCACGTCCATGACGGCGCTGCGCGCCGACGGCACCGGCGACGCGGTGGCCCGCGACGCCTCCGGCGGCCTCTGGTACTACCAGGGCAGCGGCATCCCGTCGGCGCCCTTCAAGGCCCGGCTGTACGTCGGCCGGGGCTGGCAGATCTACGACGCGATCACCGGCGCCGGCGACCTCACCGGAGACGGCCGCGCCGACCTCGTCGCCCGCGACACCGCCGGCTACCTGTGGCTGTACGAGGGCACGGGCAACCCGGCCGCGCCCTTCGCCGCCCGCACGTCGGTCGGCCGGGGCTGGCAGATCTACGACTCCCTGACCGCCCCCGGCGACGTCACCGGCGACGGCAGGGCGGACCTCGTCGCCCGCGACACCTCCGGCGGGCTGTGGCTCTACCAGGGCACGGGCGGCGCGGCGGCTCCGTACTCCGCCCGCTCGTCCATCGGCACGAGCTGGCAGATCTACGACGCGCTCATCGGCCCGGGCGACCTGAACCGGGACGGACGCCCGGACCTGGTGGCCCGCGACGCCCACGGCCAGATGTGGCTCTACCAGGGCAGGGGCAGCGCCACGGCGCCGTTCGCCACCCGCGCGGCGGCCGGCACCGGCTGGCAGGGCTACGACCTGTTCGTCTGA
- a CDS encoding trp operon leader peptide has translation MFAQTTQIQWWTAHPAAH, from the coding sequence ATGTTCGCGCAGACGACCCAGATCCAGTGGTGGACCGCCCATCCGGCGGCCCACTGA
- a CDS encoding anthranilate synthase family protein, with amino-acid sequence MDLRSLLDPSGPPFALLRRRTPGRDHDTVEVLTGPVQEVERLADLPVGERPALALVPFRQLRERGFDVRDDGTPLSVLVAEEAHELPLGEALERLPAHGVRVEDGGFDVPDEEYARIVRRVLDDEIGRGEGANFVIRRTYRGRVPGFGRADALALFRRLLAGERGAYWTFVVHTGGRTLVGASPEVHVRMSGGTVVMNPISGTYRYPAGGPTPEGLLSFLASRKETDELSMVVDEELKMMCAVGDMGGVVVGPRLREMAHLAHTEYELRGRSTWDVRDVLRETMFAATVTGSPLRNACRVVERHERGGRGYYAGALALLGTDAGGAQTLDSPILIRTADIGADGELRVPVGATLVRHSDPEGEVAETHAKAAGVLAALGVRPGRPREEAARAPRLADDPRVRAALDARRADLAPFWLRMRGSGPAAGAAGAGPGAGGGAAAGAVAGSSAAGAAEPAGHALVVDAEDAFTSMLAHLLRSTGLEVTVRRYDEPGLRGAALEHPGPVVLGPGPGDPGDGGDPRMRLLRDLAARLLDAHPHPLLGVCLGHELIAAELGLPIVRKRVPLQGAQLDVDLFGARERVGFYNSFTARCDDAAAARLAGRGVEVSRDPLTGEVHALRGDGFAGVQFHPESVLTLNGLALLRGLLRQPAGTRTFSLRRPSA; translated from the coding sequence ATGGACCTCCGCTCCCTGCTCGACCCGTCAGGCCCCCCGTTCGCCCTGCTCCGCCGCCGCACGCCGGGCCGCGACCACGACACCGTCGAGGTGCTCACCGGCCCCGTCCAGGAGGTGGAGCGCCTCGCCGACCTGCCCGTCGGGGAGCGCCCCGCCCTGGCGCTCGTGCCGTTCCGTCAGCTGCGGGAGCGCGGCTTCGACGTCCGCGACGACGGCACACCGCTCAGCGTCCTCGTCGCCGAGGAGGCGCACGAGCTGCCGCTGGGCGAGGCCCTGGAGCGGCTGCCCGCGCACGGCGTGAGGGTGGAGGACGGCGGCTTCGACGTCCCGGACGAGGAGTACGCGCGGATCGTGCGGCGCGTCCTGGACGACGAGATCGGGCGCGGCGAGGGCGCCAACTTCGTGATCCGCCGCACCTACCGGGGGCGGGTGCCCGGCTTCGGCCGCGCCGACGCGCTGGCGCTGTTCCGGCGGCTGCTCGCCGGGGAGCGGGGGGCCTACTGGACGTTCGTCGTCCACACCGGCGGGCGCACCCTCGTCGGGGCCAGCCCGGAGGTGCACGTGCGGATGTCGGGCGGCACGGTCGTGATGAACCCGATCAGCGGCACGTACCGCTACCCGGCCGGCGGGCCCACCCCGGAGGGGCTGCTCTCGTTCCTCGCCAGCCGCAAGGAGACCGACGAACTGTCGATGGTCGTCGACGAGGAGCTGAAGATGATGTGCGCCGTCGGCGACATGGGCGGGGTCGTCGTGGGGCCCCGGCTGCGGGAGATGGCCCACCTCGCCCACACCGAGTACGAGCTGCGCGGGCGGTCCACCTGGGACGTGCGGGACGTGCTGCGGGAGACCATGTTCGCCGCCACGGTCACCGGGTCCCCGCTGCGCAACGCCTGCCGGGTCGTCGAGCGCCACGAGCGCGGCGGGCGCGGCTACTACGCGGGCGCGCTGGCGCTGCTCGGCACCGACGCGGGCGGCGCGCAGACGCTGGACTCGCCCATCCTGATCCGTACCGCCGACATCGGCGCCGACGGGGAGCTGCGGGTGCCGGTCGGGGCGACGCTGGTGCGCCACTCCGACCCGGAGGGGGAGGTCGCGGAGACCCACGCCAAGGCGGCGGGCGTCCTGGCGGCGCTGGGGGTGCGCCCCGGACGGCCGCGCGAGGAGGCCGCGCGGGCGCCCCGGCTGGCGGACGACCCGCGGGTGCGGGCCGCCCTGGACGCGCGGCGCGCCGACCTGGCGCCGTTCTGGCTGCGGATGCGGGGGTCGGGGCCGGCGGCCGGGGCGGCGGGGGCCGGGCCGGGCGCGGGAGGGGGCGCGGCGGCCGGGGCCGTGGCAGGGTCGTCGGCGGCCGGGGCGGCGGAGCCGGCGGGGCATGCCCTGGTGGTCGACGCGGAGGACGCCTTCACCTCGATGCTGGCGCACCTGCTGCGGTCCACGGGGCTGGAGGTGACGGTCCGCCGGTACGACGAGCCGGGGCTGCGCGGGGCCGCGCTGGAGCACCCCGGCCCCGTGGTCCTCGGGCCCGGCCCGGGCGACCCGGGCGACGGCGGCGACCCGCGGATGCGGCTGCTGCGGGACCTCGCCGCGCGGCTGCTGGACGCGCACCCGCACCCGCTGCTCGGCGTGTGCCTGGGCCATGAGCTGATCGCCGCGGAGCTGGGGCTGCCCATCGTGCGCAAGCGGGTGCCGCTCCAGGGCGCGCAGCTGGACGTGGACCTCTTCGGGGCGCGCGAGCGGGTCGGCTTCTACAACAGCTTCACCGCGCGCTGCGACGACGCGGCGGCGGCGCGGCTGGCGGGCCGCGGGGTGGAGGTGAGCCGCGACCCGCTCACCGGGGAGGTGCACGCGCTGCGCGGCGACGGCTTCGCCGGGGTGCAGTTCCACCCCGAGTCGGTGCTCACGCTCAACGGGCTCGCGCTCCTGCGGGGGCTGCTGCGTCAGCCGGCCGGGACGAGGACGTTCTCGCTGCGGCGGCCCTCGGCGTAG
- a CDS encoding 2-hydroxyacid dehydrogenase, with translation MDVLAFGVQTDEKPLLERAFAGHHGLHCLDVFLTEDTAPLAAGHEAVSTSVNADLGARVLRTLAAGGTRLVAQRSTGFNNIDLDVARELGMTVARVSYYSPYSVAEFAWTLAMAVNRRVVRAAHRTRDFDFRLDGLLGRDMQGRTVGVLGTGKIGEAFTRIAHGFGMRLLGWDLAENPACRELGMAYVGKEELLAASDLVSLHVPLTEKTWHLLDADALAAMKDDAILVNSSRGGLVDTDALVAALRAGRFAGVGLDVYEAEAGLFHVDRSLTGVDDDTLARLMTFPNVLVTSHQAFYTQEAVGEIVAATLRNVTDYAEGRRSENVLVPAG, from the coding sequence GTGGACGTCCTGGCCTTCGGCGTGCAGACCGACGAGAAGCCGCTGCTGGAGAGGGCCTTCGCCGGGCACCACGGCCTCCACTGCCTGGACGTGTTCCTCACCGAGGACACCGCCCCGCTCGCCGCCGGCCACGAGGCCGTCTCCACCAGCGTCAACGCCGACCTCGGCGCGCGCGTGCTGCGCACCCTCGCCGCCGGCGGCACCCGGCTGGTCGCCCAGCGCTCCACCGGCTTCAACAACATCGACCTCGACGTCGCCCGCGAGCTCGGCATGACCGTGGCCCGCGTCTCGTACTACTCGCCCTACTCGGTCGCCGAGTTCGCCTGGACGCTCGCCATGGCCGTGAACCGCCGCGTCGTGCGCGCCGCCCACCGCACCCGCGACTTCGACTTCCGCCTCGACGGCCTCCTCGGCCGCGACATGCAGGGCCGCACGGTCGGCGTGCTCGGCACCGGCAAGATCGGCGAGGCGTTCACCCGGATCGCGCACGGCTTCGGGATGCGCCTGCTCGGCTGGGACCTGGCCGAGAACCCGGCCTGCCGCGAGCTGGGCATGGCGTACGTCGGCAAGGAGGAGCTGCTCGCCGCCTCCGACCTGGTCAGCCTGCACGTGCCGCTCACCGAGAAGACCTGGCACCTGCTGGACGCCGACGCGCTGGCCGCCATGAAGGACGACGCCATCCTGGTCAACTCCAGCCGGGGCGGCCTGGTCGACACCGACGCCCTCGTCGCCGCACTGCGCGCCGGACGGTTCGCCGGTGTCGGCCTCGACGTGTACGAGGCGGAGGCCGGGCTGTTCCACGTCGACCGGTCCCTGACGGGCGTGGACGACGACACCCTGGCCCGGCTGATGACCTTCCCGAACGTGCTGGTCACCAGCCACCAGGCCTTCTACACCCAGGAGGCGGTCGGCGAGATCGTCGCGGCCACCCTGCGCAACGTCACCGACTACGCCGAGGGCCGCCGCAGCGAGAACGTCCTCGTCCCGGCCGGCTGA
- a CDS encoding response regulator: MTEQPVKVMVVDDHPMWREAVARDLAEAGFDVVATAGDGDQAVRRARATAPDVLVLDLNLPGRPGVQVCKELVGGGDLAVRVLVLSASGEHADVLEAVKSGATGYLLKSASTAELLDAVRRTAAGDAVFTPGLAGLVLGEYRRLAAEPAPDRGTADPNAPRLTDRETEVLRLVAKGLSYKQIAERLVISHRTVQNHVQNTLGKLQLHNRVELVRYAIEAGLDDV; the protein is encoded by the coding sequence ATGACAGAGCAGCCGGTCAAGGTCATGGTGGTGGACGACCACCCGATGTGGCGCGAGGCCGTCGCCCGCGACCTGGCGGAGGCCGGGTTCGACGTGGTGGCGACGGCCGGGGACGGCGACCAGGCCGTGCGCCGGGCCCGCGCGACGGCGCCCGACGTGCTGGTCCTGGACCTGAACCTGCCGGGCAGGCCGGGCGTCCAGGTGTGCAAGGAGCTGGTCGGCGGCGGGGACCTGGCCGTGCGGGTCCTGGTGCTCTCCGCCAGCGGCGAGCACGCCGACGTGCTGGAGGCCGTCAAGTCCGGCGCCACCGGGTACCTGCTGAAGTCGGCCAGCACGGCGGAGCTGCTCGACGCGGTGCGCCGCACCGCCGCCGGGGACGCGGTGTTCACGCCCGGCCTGGCGGGCCTCGTCCTGGGGGAGTACCGGCGGCTGGCCGCCGAGCCCGCGCCCGACCGGGGCACCGCCGACCCGAACGCGCCGCGCCTGACCGACCGCGAGACCGAGGTGCTGCGGCTGGTGGCGAAGGGCCTGAGCTACAAGCAGATCGCCGAACGGCTGGTCATCTCGCACCGCACGGTGCAGAACCACGTGCAGAACACCCTCGGCAAGCTCCAGCTGCACAACCGCGTCGAGCTGGTCCGCTACGCCATCGAGGCGGGCCTCGACGACGTCTGA
- the macS gene encoding MacS family sensor histidine kinase, with product MARRERVVRMSVEQPLWRALTAYRVLTMLYADLLFAFNRDDYERPWAGAAFLAVMSAWTLATLPQVSGAARCTRPFLAVDLALALAGILLTPYADSHAQLQDGPTLPTIWTAGAVLAYAIKGGWRWAGFASSLVAVANIVQRGEPSRDTLHNVLLVWVASIAIGYVVEVARASERTLARALEIEAATRERERLARDIHDSVLQVLAMVQRRATALGGEAAELGRMAGEQEVALRTLVAGGLNRPSHVCEDASQGAVVRLVEVEDGPGAGSGDGELDLRTLLAPHAGARVTFAEPGAPVLLPRPAAAELASAVGAALDNVRRHAGDGARAWILVEDWPDEVVVTVRDDGPGIPEGRLAQAESEGRLGVAQSIRGRLRDLGGTAELVSVPGQGTEVELKVPRGKKAERR from the coding sequence ATGGCCAGGCGCGAGCGGGTGGTCCGCATGTCCGTGGAGCAGCCGCTGTGGCGCGCGCTCACCGCGTACCGCGTCCTCACCATGCTCTACGCGGACCTGCTGTTCGCGTTCAACCGCGACGACTACGAACGCCCCTGGGCCGGCGCCGCGTTCCTCGCCGTGATGAGCGCCTGGACGCTGGCGACCCTGCCGCAGGTGTCCGGCGCGGCCCGCTGCACCAGGCCGTTCCTCGCCGTGGACCTCGCGCTCGCGCTGGCGGGCATCCTGCTCACCCCGTACGCCGACAGCCACGCCCAGCTCCAGGACGGGCCGACGCTGCCGACCATCTGGACGGCCGGCGCGGTCCTCGCGTACGCGATCAAGGGCGGCTGGCGCTGGGCGGGCTTCGCCTCCTCGCTGGTCGCCGTCGCCAACATCGTGCAGCGCGGGGAGCCCAGCCGGGACACCCTCCACAACGTGCTGCTCGTCTGGGTGGCGTCGATCGCCATCGGGTACGTGGTGGAGGTCGCCCGCGCCTCCGAGCGGACCCTCGCGCGGGCCCTGGAGATCGAGGCCGCCACGCGCGAGCGGGAGCGCCTCGCGCGCGACATCCACGACTCGGTCCTCCAGGTGCTGGCCATGGTGCAGCGGCGCGCCACCGCGCTGGGCGGCGAGGCGGCCGAGCTGGGCCGGATGGCGGGGGAGCAGGAGGTCGCGCTGCGCACCCTGGTCGCCGGGGGCCTGAACCGCCCCTCCCACGTGTGCGAGGACGCCTCGCAGGGCGCGGTGGTCCGCCTGGTCGAGGTGGAGGACGGCCCCGGCGCCGGGAGCGGCGACGGCGAGCTGGACCTGCGGACCCTGCTGGCGCCGCACGCCGGGGCGCGGGTGACGTTCGCCGAGCCGGGCGCGCCGGTCCTGCTGCCGCGCCCGGCGGCGGCCGAGCTGGCGTCGGCCGTGGGCGCCGCCCTGGACAACGTGCGCCGGCACGCCGGGGACGGCGCCCGCGCGTGGATACTCGTCGAGGACTGGCCGGACGAGGTCGTCGTGACCGTGCGCGACGACGGGCCCGGCATCCCCGAGGGGCGTCTGGCCCAGGCGGAGAGCGAGGGCCGGCTCGGTGTCGCCCAGTCCATCCGCGGCAGGCTGCGCGACCTGGGCGGGACGGCGGAGCTGGTCTCGGTGCCCGGCCAGGGCACGGAAGTCGAGTTGAAGGTCCCACGGGGGAAGAAGGCGGAACGACGATGA